The proteins below are encoded in one region of Scomber japonicus isolate fScoJap1 chromosome 2, fScoJap1.pri, whole genome shotgun sequence:
- the clrn2 gene encoding clarin-2: MPSLWKRITFSVASVLCIGSVVLLVVALSTERWVTGRILCKTGAEIVNASHPELDQFIGDIYYGLFQGGKTKKCGLGKRRSKIYIFPKLVRTLNSGLHMIVILFLLVAVGFALVSLSFCIYNARKVPYQSIKGHKGLYLWNSIAAFFGALAMLCFLAAVRHHSLTERVANYRENLFVLDVLDDSLDMSFWLGVASIVTHFAVCGVVAMSRIKLPKPEIKKPEEPTISSLDLLY, encoded by the exons ATGCCTTCGCTGTGGAAACGGATAACCTTCTCGGTGGCCTCGGTCCTCTGTATCGGCTCAGTGGTCCTCTTGGTTGTGGCCCTATCCACGGAGCGGTGGGTCACCGGACGGATCTTGTGTAAAACAGGGGCGGAGATAGTGAACGCGTCCCATCCGGAGCTGGACCAGTTCATAGGGGATATTTACTATGGCTTGTTCCAGGGGGGAAAGACCAAGAAGTGTGGGCTCGGGAAGAGACGCTCCAAAATCTACA TTTTCCCAAAGCTTGTGCGGACGTTGAACAGTGGCCTTCACATGATAGTGATCCTCTTCCTGCTAGTGGCTGTAGGCTTTGCACTGGTCAGCCTGTCTTTCTGTATTTACAATGCACGGAAAGTTCCCTACCAGAGCATCAAAGGGCACAAAGGACTCTACCTGTGGAACTCCATCGCTG CTTTTTTTGGTGCCCTGgctatgctgtgtttcctggCAGCCGTGAGGCATCACAGTCTGACCGAGCGGGTGGCCAACTATCGGGAGAACCTCTTTGTCCTTGATGTCCTGGATGACAGCCTGGACATGTCCTTCTGGCTCGGTGTGGCCAGCATTGTGACTCACTTTGCAGTCTGCGGAGTGGTTGCCATGAGCCGGATAAAGTTGCCCAAACCGGAGATCAAGAAACCTGAAGAACCCACTATCTCTTCTCTAGACCTGCTCTACTGA
- the klhl2 gene encoding kelch-like protein 2: MFTGEMAESRAKRVRIKEMDGWTLGLLVDYIYTAEIQVTEDNVQALLPAAGLLQLNEVKKACCDFLSSQLHPSNCLGIRAFADLHACSQLLAQANSYAEQHFTEVVGSEEFLNLGMEQVSSLIASDKLTIPTEEKVFEAVIAWVNHDKDVRQEHLAHLMEHVRLPLLSREYLVQRVEEESLIKNSSACKDYLIEAMKYHLLPADQRALMKTARTRMRTPACCPKVMVVVGGQAPKAIRSVECYDFEEQRWYQVAELPTRRCRAGVVYVSGCVYAVGGFNGSLRVRTVDCYDPMMDRWTSVSSMQDRRSTLGASVLNGLLYAVGGFDGSTGLSTVEAYNAKTDEWFHVLPMSTRRSSVGVGVVNGILYAVGGYDGATRQCLSTVEAYNPKSNTWSYIAEMGTRRSGAGVGVLKGLLYAVGGHDGPLVRKSCEVYDPASNSWRQVADMNMCRRNAGVCAVNNVLYVVGGDDGSCNLASVEFYNPNSDKWTLLPTCMSTGRSYAGVTVIDKPL, from the exons ATGTTTACAG GTGAGATGGCAGAGAGCAGAGCGAAACGAGTGAGGATAAAGGAGATGGATGGTTGGACTCTGGGACTTTTGGTGGACTACATCTACACAGCAGAGATACAGGTCACAGAAGATAACgtgcag gcGTTGCTGCCGGCAGCAGGTCTACTCCAGCTGAACGAGGTGAAAAAAGCTTGTTGTGACTTCTTGAGCTCTCAGCTTCATCCATCCAACTGTCTGGGAATACGAGCGTTCGCTGACCTGCACGCCTGCTCTCAGCTCCTCGCACAGGCCAACAGCTACGCAG AGCAACATTTCACTGAAGTTGTTGGGAGTGAAGAGTTCCTTAATTTAGGCATGGAGCAAGTGTCCAGCCTGATCGCCAGCGACAAACTCACCATCCCCACAGAGGagaag GTGTTTGAAGCAGTAATAGCTTGGGTCAACCACGATAAAGACGTCCGCCAGGAACACTTGGCTCACCTGATGGAACACGTCCGCCTGCCGCTCCTCTCCAGAGAATACCTGGTGCAG CGGGTGGAGGAGGAGTCTCTGATCAAGAATAGCAGCGCGTGTAAAGACTACCTGATCGAGGCCATGAAGTATCACTTGCTGCCAGCTGATCAGAGAGCTCTGATGAAGACTGCACGTACACGTATGAGGACTCCAGCCTGCTGTCCTAAG GTGATGGTCGTGGTTGGAGGACAGGCTCCAAAGGCCATCCGGAGCGTTGAATGTTACGACTTTGAGGAGCAGCGATGGTATCAGGTGGCTGAACTTCCTACCAGGAGGTGCAGAGCAG GTGTGGTTTATGTGAGCGGCTGTGTCTATGCAGTCGGCGGTTTCAACGGTTCTTTGCGCGTGCGGACAGTTGACTGTTACGACCCGATGATGGACCGCTGGACGAGCGTGAGCAGCATGCAGGACCGCCGGTCAACGCTTGGTGCTTCTGTGCTCAATGGACTGCTGTACGCTGTGGGAGGCTTTGATGGCAGCACAG GTTTGTCGACAGTCGAGGCATATAATGCCAAGACAGACGAGTGGTTCCATGTGTTACCCATGAGTACCCGACGTAGCAGTGTAGGAGTGGGCGTTGTTAATG ggATCCTGTACGCAGTTGGAGGTTACGATGGAGCCACCAGGCAATGTCTGAGTACAGTAGAAGCTTACAACCCCAAAAGCAACACGTGGAGCTACATTGCTGAGATGGGCACGAGACGTAgtggagcag GTGTAGGTGTGTTAAAAGGTTTACTGTATGCCGTGGGAGGACATGACGGTCCATTGGTGAGGAAGAGCTGTGAAGTTTACGATCCAGCCTCCAACAGCTGGCGACAGGTAGCTGACATGAACATGTGTCGCCGCAATGCAG GTGTGTGTGCTGTAAACAACGTACTGTATGTGGTGGGAGGAGATGATGGCAGCTGTAATTTGGCCTCTGTGGAGTTCTACAATCCAAACTCGGACAAGTGGACACTACTGCCGACCTGCATGAGCACAGGACGCAGTTATGCAG GCGTGACTGTGATTGACAAGCCCTTATGA
- the lap3 gene encoding cytosol aminopeptidase, with the protein MKMLLLRRAVLTATRTNHCRSFSASQSHRKDRKGLVLGVFEGEEGSLPLTEAAAGFDQSLSGKLSELLNISGPPLKKGKSRIFYGIHKDFPCVAVVGLGKNNVGVCGAENWDTSRENIRQAISAGCRLLQDLEVNHVEVDGCGDAQSAAEGAVLGLFQYDQLKSKKKTKVTPQLHGSADMDGWQKGVVYAEGQNLARLLMEAPANHITPTAFANTIEEKLAPHAERVTIQKRSQAWIEEQQMGAFLSVSKGSEEPPVFLELHYKGAPDSAQAPLLLVGKGITFDSGGISLKPSSSMDAMRADMGGAATVCASIVTAASLKLPVNIIGLAPLCENMPSGKATKPGDVVTAKNGKTIQVDNTDAEGRLILADALCYGHIFNPKAIVNVATLTGAMDVALGSAATGVFTNSDWLWTQLHKASVVTGDRVWRMPLFQHYTRQVTDSQLADLNNIGKYSRSGGACTAAAFLREFVTSPHWAHLDIAGVMSNKDEVPYLRKGMSGRPTRTLVEFAAGLAHHA; encoded by the exons ATGAAGATGCTTCTTCTGAGGAGAGCCGTGCTGACGGCGACGAGGACAAACCACTGCAGGTCATTTTCTGCCTCACAGAGTCACCGGAAGGACAGAAAA ggtCTGGTGCTTGGAGTGTTTGAGGGAGAGGAGGGCAGCCTTCCTCTGACAGAAGCTGCTGCAGGTTTTGACCAAAGTCTGTCTGGGAAACTCTCTGAACTGCTGAACAT CTCTGGACCACCTCTCAAGAAAGGCAAAAGCAGAATATTTTATGGAATCCACAAG GACTTCCCGTGTGTAGCAGTGGTCGGGCTGGGTAAGAACAATGTAGGCGTTTGTGGAGCAGAGAACTGGGACACCAGCAGGGAGAACATCAGACAGGCCATATCAG ctggCTGCCGGTTACTTCAGGACCTTGAGGTGAACCACGTGGAGGTGGATGGCTGCGGAGATGCTCAGTCAGCAGCAGAAGGTGCTGTTTTGGGTTTGTTTCAGTATGACCAACTTAAATCCAAGAAGAAGACCAAAGTAACACCACAACTTCATGGAAG TGCTGACATGGACGGATGGCAGAAAGGAGTTGTGTATGCAGAAGGCCAAAACCTGGCACGTCTACTAATGGAAGCTCCAGCCAATCACATCACTCCTACTGCTTTTGCCAACACCATTGAGGAGAAGTTAGCACCACATGCTGAACGAGTCACAATCCAAAAGAG ATCTCAGGCTTGGATAGAGGAACAGCAGATGGGAGCGTTCCTCAGTGTGTCTAAAGGTTCAGAGGAGCCCCCCGTCTTCCTGGAGCTCCATTATAAGGGGGCCCCTGATAGTGCGCAGGCCCCACTGCTTTTAGTTGGCAAAGGAATTACCTTCGACAG tgGCGGTATTTCTCTGAAGCCGTCTTCCTCTATGGATGCAATGAGAGCTGATATGGGTGGAGCCGCCACTGTGTGCGCGTCCATCGTCACAGCAGCATCTCTGAAACTGCCAGTCAACATTATTG GTCTGGCTCCTCTGTGTGAGAACATGCCCAGTGGAAAGGCCACTAAACCAGGTGATGTTGTCACAGCAAAGAATGGAAAAACAATCCAG GTTGATAATACAGACGCAGAAGGCCGACTGATCCTCGCCGACGCGCTTTGTTACGGACACATCTTCAACCCCAAAGCAATTGTCAACGTCGCTACGCTAACAG GGGCAATGGATGTCGCTCTCGGATCAGCAGCAACTGGAGTATTCACAAACTCTGACTGGCTCTGGACACAGCTGCACAAG gctagTGTTGTGACAGGTGACAGAGTGTGGCGGATGCCTCTGTTCCAGCACTACACCAGACAGGTGACTGACAGTCAGCTGGCTGACCTCAACAACATTGGCAAATACAGCCG TTCTGGCGGTGCGTGCACAGCAGCTGCATTCCTGAGAGAGTTTGTCACATCTCCTCATTGGGCTCATTTGGACATTGCTGGAGTGATGAGTAATAAAGATGAAGTTCCCTACCTGAGGAAAGGCATGTCTGGAAGGCCAACACGTACGCTAGTGGAGTTTGCTGCTGGGTTGGCCCACCATGCCTAA
- the med28 gene encoding mediator of RNA polymerase II transcription subunit 28 yields the protein MASSMGGMFPGQQPPTAHPVGGPGGPGQPGFPGTAARSPGSNTLVDELEASFEACFASLVSQDYVNGTDQEEIRTGVDQCIQKFLDVARQTECFFLQKRLQLSVQKPEQVVKEDVSELRNELQRKEMLVQKHLTKLHHWQQVLEDVSIQQRKPTDLPPPGPLAFLEQASASLPPAPLKPN from the exons ATGGCCTCCTCCATGGGTGGGATGTTTCCCGGTCAGCAGCCGCCAACTGCACATCCCGTCGGTGGTCCCGGTGGACCGGGCCAGCCGGGTTTCCCCGGTACCGCGGCCAGGAGCCCGGGGAGCAACACGCTGGTGGATGAACTGGAGGCTTCCTTCGAG GCATGTTTTGCATCTCTGGTAAGCCAAGACTACGTTAACGGGACCGACCAGGAAGAGATTCGAACTG GTGTGGACCAGTGCATACAAAAGTTCCTGGACGTTGCTCGACAGACAGAGTGCTTCTTCTTACAGAAAAGACTTCAGTTATCTGTGCAGAAACCAGAACAGGTGGTAAAAGAG GATGTGTCAGAGTTACGTAACGAGctacagaggaaggaaatgctGGTTCAGAAGCACTTAACCAAACTGCACCACTGGCAACAAGTGCTGGAGGATGTGAGCATTCAGCAACGCAAACCTACAGACCTACCTCCTCCTGGACCGCTGGCCTTTCTGGAGCAGGCCTCGGCCAGTTTGCCCCCCGCCCCTTTAAAACCAAATTAA